The Bacillus oleivorans genome has a window encoding:
- a CDS encoding SDR family NAD(P)-dependent oxidoreductase yields MNVTNQVVMITGASRGLGRALTLAFAEAGANLAICARGEEKLIEVKKEAEALGAEVLAIAADTSNVKDVERFVSLTEIQFGKIDVLINNASIFGPGPLYLADYPDKDLAEVIRVNILNPFLVTKRVLPGMLANGKGSIINVTSEAGQTGYAEWGAYGISKFGVEGLTQVWADELQETGVRINMVDPGEMDTDMHKTAVPECDYELAQPEEIVDVFLYLASENSADVNGQRFEAKEFKLGRES; encoded by the coding sequence ATGAATGTTACTAATCAAGTAGTGATGATTACCGGTGCTTCCAGAGGATTGGGGAGAGCTCTTACTCTGGCATTTGCGGAGGCTGGCGCTAATCTTGCGATCTGTGCCAGGGGAGAGGAGAAGTTAATCGAAGTTAAAAAGGAGGCAGAAGCTCTGGGTGCAGAAGTGTTAGCTATTGCTGCAGATACATCAAACGTTAAGGATGTAGAAAGATTTGTTTCCTTGACTGAGATTCAGTTTGGAAAAATTGATGTATTAATTAACAATGCCTCTATCTTTGGCCCGGGCCCTTTATATTTAGCTGATTACCCCGATAAAGATCTTGCTGAAGTCATACGCGTTAATATTCTCAACCCTTTCTTAGTGACGAAAAGGGTTTTGCCGGGAATGCTTGCTAACGGCAAGGGTTCGATTATTAATGTGACATCAGAAGCGGGGCAAACAGGGTATGCCGAATGGGGCGCTTATGGAATTTCAAAATTTGGAGTAGAAGGCTTGACTCAGGTCTGGGCAGATGAACTTCAAGAGACAGGAGTGCGAATCAATATGGTGGATCCCGGCGAAATGGATACAGACATGCACAAAACAGCAGTACCTGAATGTGACTATGAGTTAGCACAACCTGAGGAAATAGTGGATGTGTTTTTATACTTAGCTTCTGAAAATTCTGCTGATGTAAATGGGCAAAGGTTCGAAGCAAAGGAATTTAAGTTAGGGAGAGAATCGTAA
- a CDS encoding S-adenosylmethionine:tRNA ribosyltransferase-isomerase — MLMTIHGSFQIPAHLHAIAPAEFRGLRRDQVRMMVLDRITGQFEHASFKEIGRYLASGDLLVFNNSRTIPAKLKGTQQQGTEFEIRLSRQISDTAWEGLIVGDYDRNRPIKLSEELFAEVIGNGGAEPLVRLSFSKKGLALLNDFYRIGEPIRYEYIHEPWALDVYQTVYAAVPGSVEMPSAGRAFTWQLLQALKASGIRVAFLQLHAGLSYYGNDKWPDPNQHPEVFHIPSSTAKLVTETKESGGRVIAVGTTVVRALETAAVEGKVTGTKGVTKLYVDRGYLLKVVDGLLTGFHEPEASHLDMLTAFIDEEQLKAAYQAAIEEGYLWHEFGDVNLILSKEASL; from the coding sequence ATGTTAATGACGATACATGGTTCTTTTCAAATCCCAGCCCATTTGCACGCAATCGCGCCAGCTGAATTTCGCGGGCTCAGGCGAGATCAAGTAAGGATGATGGTGTTGGACCGTATTACTGGTCAATTCGAGCATGCTTCTTTTAAAGAAATTGGCCGTTATCTGGCATCAGGTGACCTTCTCGTTTTCAACAACAGCAGAACAATTCCAGCCAAATTAAAGGGGACCCAACAGCAAGGCACTGAGTTTGAAATCAGACTCTCGAGACAAATTTCAGATACAGCATGGGAAGGGTTAATAGTAGGAGACTATGATCGGAACAGACCGATAAAACTTTCAGAAGAGCTTTTTGCAGAGGTAATAGGGAATGGAGGTGCTGAACCATTAGTTAGACTTTCTTTTTCAAAAAAAGGCTTAGCCTTATTGAATGATTTTTACAGGATTGGCGAACCGATTCGTTATGAATACATTCATGAACCATGGGCGCTCGACGTTTATCAAACGGTTTATGCTGCAGTGCCTGGCTCAGTGGAAATGCCATCAGCCGGCCGAGCTTTTACATGGCAATTGCTGCAAGCCTTAAAAGCAAGCGGCATCAGAGTTGCCTTTCTTCAGCTCCATGCAGGACTAAGTTATTATGGGAACGATAAGTGGCCGGATCCAAATCAGCATCCCGAAGTCTTCCATATTCCTTCAAGTACAGCTAAACTGGTGACTGAAACCAAAGAATCTGGCGGCCGAGTAATTGCAGTCGGAACAACGGTTGTCCGTGCGCTTGAAACGGCAGCAGTTGAAGGAAAAGTTACAGGAACAAAAGGTGTTACCAAACTTTACGTTGATAGAGGTTACTTATTAAAGGTTGTCGATGGACTCCTTACAGGATTTCATGAGCCCGAAGCCAGTCATTTAGATATGCTTACGGCTTTTATTGATGAAGAACAATTAAAGGCTGCTTATCAGGCTGCCATTGAGGAAGGCTATTTGTGGCATGAGTTTGGAGATGTAAACTTAATCCTTTCAAAGGAAGCATCCCTATGA
- a CDS encoding VOC family protein, which yields MKWHHIGIQVKELERSISFYQTNFGFNEEIRFQYEDEQIVFLTRETIRIELIESRLESRKAEQLHFSWQVENLDEWVDQLKINPIEGPITLPNGWRTVFYQGPDQELIELFQNES from the coding sequence ATGAAGTGGCATCATATTGGAATTCAGGTAAAAGAATTAGAGCGGTCGATTTCTTTTTATCAAACGAACTTTGGATTTAATGAGGAAATAAGATTTCAGTACGAAGATGAACAAATTGTGTTTCTAACAAGGGAAACGATTCGGATTGAATTAATCGAAAGCAGATTAGAAAGTAGAAAAGCAGAGCAGCTCCATTTTTCTTGGCAGGTTGAGAATTTGGATGAATGGGTTGATCAATTAAAAATCAATCCAATTGAAGGCCCCATCACCTTACCTAATGGGTGGAGAACAGTATTTTATCAGGGACCAGACCAAGAACTTATCGAGTTATTTCAGAATGAAAGCTAA
- a CDS encoding DUF192 domain-containing protein: MKLVNLRNDSIIAEQINPAYPFFKRLRGLMFTKKLDEGVGLHIKPCRSIHTFFMNYTIDVLYLNESNVVVAIDESLEPGKVGKLYSDAHSVVELPKGTVQETGTKVGDELLFKTA, from the coding sequence GTGAAACTGGTCAACTTACGGAATGACTCGATCATTGCCGAACAGATTAATCCAGCCTATCCATTTTTCAAAAGGCTGCGGGGATTAATGTTTACGAAAAAACTGGACGAAGGTGTTGGCTTGCATATAAAACCCTGCCGATCAATCCACACATTCTTCATGAACTACACCATTGATGTTTTGTACTTAAATGAATCAAATGTCGTTGTAGCTATTGACGAATCGCTCGAACCAGGGAAGGTCGGGAAGCTTTATTCAGATGCACATTCAGTCGTAGAGCTCCCAAAAGGAACAGTCCAAGAGACTGGAACCAAGGTAGGAGATGAGCTGCTTTTTAAAACAGCATGA
- a CDS encoding Flp family type IVb pilin, whose product MVEKMKALFVEEEGQGMTEYGLVLGIIAVAVVGLLVTLRTEIVEMFTNVVNAVTGRGSDGDSGTGA is encoded by the coding sequence ATGGTAGAAAAAATGAAAGCTTTATTCGTTGAAGAAGAAGGACAAGGTATGACTGAGTATGGGTTAGTATTAGGGATTATCGCAGTGGCGGTTGTAGGTTTACTTGTTACACTGCGTACTGAAATTGTGGAAATGTTTACAAATGTTGTAAATGCGGTTACTGGTCGTGGAAGTGATGGCGATTCAGGTACTGGTGCTTAA
- a CDS encoding Flp family type IVb pilin produces MRKFWIDETGQAMTEYGLVLGTIAIAAFASILVLREEIVEMFQYAVGLVTAR; encoded by the coding sequence ATGAGAAAGTTTTGGATTGACGAAACTGGCCAAGCAATGACAGAGTATGGTTTAGTTCTTGGAACGATCGCAATTGCGGCATTTGCATCCATTCTAGTTCTTCGTGAAGAAATTGTGGAAATGTTTCAATATGCCGTTGGATTAGTGACAGCCAGATAA
- a CDS encoding A24 family peptidase → MIDLLLWIVLIVCVITDLRERRIYNKVIYPALVLTIIFHLADSGLSGMLFSLQGFVIGMALLLIPYLLGGIGAGDVKLLALVGAMKGTMFVLIAAVYMALIGGVLALGVLLFRRGVISRLKMMFYSLGGLRTGIKIPLTIAKDDYKATYPYGLAIAGGAALSFMLSGVSLL, encoded by the coding sequence ATGATTGACCTTTTATTATGGATTGTCTTGATTGTCTGTGTGATTACAGATCTAAGAGAAAGAAGAATATACAACAAGGTAATTTACCCAGCTTTGGTATTAACAATCATTTTCCATCTAGCAGATTCAGGTTTAAGTGGCATGCTTTTTAGTTTACAAGGCTTTGTCATTGGTATGGCTCTTTTACTCATTCCTTATTTGCTCGGAGGAATTGGCGCGGGTGATGTTAAGTTACTTGCCTTGGTTGGGGCGATGAAAGGAACAATGTTTGTCCTTATAGCAGCCGTTTATATGGCTTTAATCGGAGGGGTTCTCGCTCTTGGTGTTCTACTCTTTAGAAGAGGTGTGATCTCAAGGTTAAAAATGATGTTTTACTCTCTAGGCGGTTTAAGAACGGGTATAAAAATCCCTTTAACGATTGCAAAGGATGATTACAAAGCCACGTATCCTTATGGACTCGCAATTGCAGGAGGGGCAGCTTTAAGCTTTATGTTAAGTGGGGTGAGTTTACTTTGA
- a CDS encoding TadE/TadG family type IV pilus assembly protein, with protein MIRDERGQSMVEMALILPILLLLLAGVIDLGRVLFSTSHLHLASQEAVRLGGLGKTDEQIEEFAKDYFKLGDPSLLQIEITPTDDMRESGEYVKVSIDYPLELITPILNQFIPNPVTIHADSTIRVE; from the coding sequence TTGATTCGAGATGAGAGAGGACAGTCAATGGTTGAAATGGCACTTATTTTACCAATACTTTTGTTGCTGTTGGCTGGCGTTATCGATTTGGGAAGAGTTTTGTTTTCAACTTCACACTTGCACCTTGCTTCACAAGAAGCAGTCAGACTCGGTGGATTAGGAAAAACAGATGAACAAATTGAGGAATTTGCGAAAGACTATTTTAAACTTGGAGATCCTTCCCTTTTACAAATTGAAATTACCCCAACAGATGATATGCGAGAATCGGGGGAATACGTGAAGGTTTCTATAGATTATCCGTTAGAACTGATAACTCCTATTTTAAACCAATTCATTCCGAACCCGGTTACAATCCATGCGGATTCAACAATACGGGTAGAATGA
- a CDS encoding pilus assembly protein TadG-related protein: MNRLRELWKKETGNALVFVSLALMALLAMTGLVIDGGMVYQTKSHLQKVANAAALSGAQELTNHQEKVEEVVYETLSKNDQEAVLTNLEITMEEKVAVDLEVPVSLAFSKLFGKDQILVKAHAAAELRTMGRAAGAAPLGIDKSIPLEYYKEYQLKVDQHDNDTGNFGILALGGTGADTYEYNLRHGYKNELSVGDVLETQTGNIAGKTRTVVRERVNGCDENPRDVNVRECSRVILIPIYEPIDYQGNQLKQVRIVGFAYFYITDPMDEHDTSIRGMFIERAGTGYEEPGALERGAFSIRLTE; the protein is encoded by the coding sequence ATGAATAGATTACGAGAATTATGGAAAAAAGAGACGGGCAATGCTCTCGTCTTTGTATCATTAGCACTAATGGCCCTTCTGGCTATGACAGGATTAGTCATTGATGGAGGCATGGTATATCAGACAAAAAGTCATCTGCAAAAGGTTGCAAATGCTGCCGCACTATCTGGCGCCCAAGAGTTAACGAATCATCAGGAGAAAGTAGAAGAGGTTGTGTATGAGACACTATCTAAGAACGATCAAGAGGCAGTTTTGACAAACCTTGAGATTACAATGGAGGAAAAAGTTGCAGTTGATCTGGAGGTTCCCGTATCATTAGCCTTTTCAAAGTTATTTGGTAAGGACCAGATTTTGGTCAAAGCCCATGCTGCTGCAGAATTGAGAACGATGGGAAGAGCTGCAGGAGCTGCGCCGCTTGGGATTGATAAATCGATACCACTTGAGTATTACAAGGAATACCAGCTAAAAGTTGACCAGCATGATAATGATACAGGTAACTTTGGGATCCTTGCCTTGGGTGGAACGGGTGCAGATACATATGAATACAACTTAAGACATGGGTACAAAAATGAATTAAGTGTAGGAGATGTATTAGAGACGCAAACTGGTAATATTGCTGGGAAGACGAGAACGGTCGTTCGGGAAAGGGTGAACGGCTGTGATGAAAACCCTCGTGATGTCAACGTCAGAGAATGCTCTCGTGTCATTTTAATTCCTATTTATGAACCAATAGATTATCAGGGCAACCAATTGAAGCAAGTAAGAATTGTAGGCTTTGCCTATTTTTATATTACAGATCCGATGGACGAACATGATACTTCGATAAGAGGAATGTTTATTGAGCGAGCAGGAACAGGCTATGAGGAGCCAGGAGCATTAGAACGAGGTGCTTTCAGCATTAGATTAACAGAGTAA
- the cpaB gene encoding Flp pilus assembly protein CpaB, translated as MRSKIILVLALVMGVVTTVMFFNYMKQFDTETVANQNMTTVVAAKEKIAKNELITAEKLTTIEVPSEGLHEQAIVSMDGLAGQYATADIEAGEVLLDHRVQDEKEETIFVSKKVGEGNRGVSIGVNFVQSVSNLVEPEDKVDVIFTEVIEMPGEQQDIVESSILLREVRVLAVDRRMIETQNEAEPHAEYSSVTLELSPEDTVKLVNAYESGSLHLAVHSRIVADVVNDTDE; from the coding sequence ATGCGTTCGAAAATTATTTTAGTGCTGGCATTAGTAATGGGTGTGGTAACAACAGTTATGTTTTTTAACTATATGAAGCAATTTGACACAGAAACCGTAGCGAATCAGAACATGACTACGGTTGTTGCAGCCAAAGAAAAAATCGCCAAAAATGAATTAATAACTGCGGAAAAGCTTACGACTATTGAGGTCCCATCAGAAGGACTGCATGAGCAGGCAATCGTCAGTATGGACGGGCTAGCAGGTCAATATGCAACAGCAGACATTGAAGCAGGGGAAGTCTTATTAGATCACCGTGTACAGGACGAAAAAGAAGAAACTATCTTTGTTTCGAAGAAAGTGGGAGAAGGAAATAGAGGTGTTTCTATTGGAGTCAACTTTGTCCAATCTGTATCTAACTTAGTTGAACCAGAAGACAAGGTCGATGTAATCTTCACCGAAGTCATAGAAATGCCTGGTGAGCAACAAGACATTGTAGAATCCAGTATTTTACTAAGAGAAGTTAGAGTTTTAGCTGTCGACCGCAGAATGATAGAAACACAAAACGAAGCAGAACCACATGCCGAATATAGTTCAGTAACATTAGAGTTAAGCCCTGAAGATACAGTCAAGCTAGTTAATGCTTATGAAAGCGGATCACTTCACTTGGCGGTTCATTCTAGAATAGTAGCAGATGTCGTTAACGATACCGATGAATAA
- a CDS encoding AAA family ATPase, translating into MTEESQTKKKKRGEMIVVCSAKGGVGKTTLTVNLAVALHKKNIKINVLDGDFQFGDVSLALDLQTTFTIKDVIEEIDRLDSPTLLSYLCSHDSGVRVLPAPERPEYADLITDTAITTICDFLVQDHDYVIVDTAAGLNEKTLQFLEKADQIVVVTNLEMATLKNTKLMLDTIKMLELDDKVQLVVNRATMESVISAADIPDILNIEDPILVPNDFQMASQALNIGIPFVISQGKSEMAKAYFKMAELLTSRREIAPLPSSKGPSLLSKFFGRKKVKEGTVE; encoded by the coding sequence ATGACAGAAGAAAGTCAAACAAAGAAGAAAAAAAGAGGCGAGATGATTGTTGTCTGCAGTGCAAAAGGCGGAGTCGGTAAGACAACATTAACGGTCAATCTTGCCGTTGCACTCCATAAAAAGAACATCAAAATCAATGTTTTAGATGGCGATTTCCAGTTTGGGGATGTCAGTTTAGCGTTGGATCTACAAACAACATTCACGATCAAGGATGTCATTGAAGAGATAGACCGCCTTGATTCTCCTACTCTCTTAAGCTATCTATGCAGTCATGATTCAGGGGTCAGGGTCCTCCCTGCTCCGGAACGTCCAGAGTACGCCGACTTAATCACCGATACTGCAATCACAACGATTTGTGATTTTCTTGTTCAGGACCATGATTATGTGATCGTCGATACAGCGGCAGGCTTAAATGAAAAGACACTTCAATTTTTAGAAAAAGCAGACCAAATTGTTGTTGTTACTAATTTAGAAATGGCGACATTAAAGAATACAAAATTAATGTTAGATACAATAAAAATGCTGGAGCTGGACGATAAAGTTCAATTAGTGGTTAATCGGGCAACGATGGAAAGCGTTATTTCGGCGGCAGATATCCCAGACATTCTTAATATCGAAGACCCGATTTTAGTACCAAATGATTTTCAAATGGCATCACAAGCATTGAATATTGGGATTCCTTTTGTGATCAGCCAAGGAAAATCTGAGATGGCAAAGGCTTACTTTAAAATGGCAGAGCTTTTAACATCACGCCGCGAGATTGCTCCTCTTCCAAGCAGCAAAGGCCCTTCCCTATTATCAAAATTTTTCGGTCGAAAAAAAGTGAAGGAGGGAACGGTTGAATGA
- a CDS encoding CpaF family protein, whose product MSLLKKIQEKKPELENDASEAEELIQDEAAPKKDLISVFRETRKSDGPKKKSAPIKVNKHQELKNILHKQILQEMKEDEDVEAIIPKIDAMAIEIIKEDESFRGKVDRKRVVEELINDLTGFGPINPLLLDEEVTEVMVNGPSQVYCERKGKIVLTDITFRDHEHVMSVIEKIVAPIGRRIDESSPMVDARLPDGSRVNAIIPPLALNGPTLTIRKFSKDPFMIDDLIDFGTLTYEMALFLEACVKARLNVFVSGGTGSGKTTTLNVLSNFIPNDERIVTIEDAAELQLGQEHVVSLESRPPNIEGKGAITIRDLVRNSLRMRPDRIIIGEVRGSEALDMLQAMNTGHDGSLATGHSNSPRDMISRLETMVLLAGVELPVKAIREQIAGAIDLIIQQSRLKDGTRKIVKVTEVQGLEGDVIVLQDIFTFQQDGVDQNGKILGRLIPTGVRPKFYEQLETSGIHIPVSVFVEEESWTV is encoded by the coding sequence ATGAGCCTCTTGAAAAAAATACAAGAAAAGAAACCTGAGTTAGAAAACGATGCTTCAGAAGCAGAAGAACTGATCCAGGACGAAGCGGCACCCAAAAAAGATTTAATTTCTGTGTTTCGGGAAACGAGAAAATCGGATGGACCTAAAAAGAAATCCGCGCCTATTAAAGTTAACAAGCATCAAGAATTAAAAAATATTCTCCATAAACAAATCTTGCAGGAAATGAAGGAAGATGAAGATGTAGAAGCCATTATTCCTAAGATTGATGCAATGGCCATTGAGATTATTAAAGAGGATGAATCCTTTCGGGGGAAAGTGGACCGTAAACGTGTTGTTGAGGAATTAATCAACGATTTGACAGGCTTTGGACCGATTAATCCGCTTCTATTGGATGAAGAGGTAACCGAGGTCATGGTGAACGGGCCAAGTCAGGTTTATTGTGAGCGGAAAGGGAAGATAGTATTAACCGATATTACCTTTCGGGACCATGAACATGTCATGAGTGTAATCGAAAAAATTGTCGCACCAATTGGCAGAAGAATCGACGAAAGCAGTCCGATGGTAGATGCGCGTTTACCAGATGGCTCTCGTGTTAATGCGATTATCCCTCCATTAGCACTTAACGGACCGACCCTTACGATCCGAAAATTTTCAAAGGATCCCTTTATGATTGATGATTTAATTGATTTTGGTACATTGACATACGAAATGGCCCTCTTTTTAGAAGCGTGTGTTAAAGCAAGATTGAACGTATTTGTTAGCGGTGGGACAGGTTCAGGGAAAACGACAACTCTAAACGTCCTTTCCAATTTCATACCGAATGATGAACGGATCGTCACAATAGAGGATGCAGCCGAACTTCAGCTTGGCCAAGAACACGTAGTTTCACTAGAGTCAAGGCCGCCAAATATTGAAGGCAAAGGCGCTATTACGATCCGTGATTTGGTTAGAAACTCGCTGCGGATGCGGCCAGACCGGATTATTATCGGGGAGGTTCGTGGCTCGGAAGCATTAGATATGCTCCAAGCGATGAACACAGGACACGATGGTTCACTTGCAACGGGTCACTCGAATAGCCCGCGAGATATGATATCAAGACTAGAAACGATGGTATTACTTGCCGGGGTTGAACTTCCAGTGAAAGCCATTCGTGAACAAATTGCAGGGGCAATTGACTTAATCATTCAGCAATCACGCTTAAAAGATGGGACTAGAAAGATTGTAAAAGTTACAGAAGTTCAAGGTTTAGAAGGAGATGTCATTGTTCTCCAAGATATTTTTACCTTCCAACAAGATGGTGTCGATCAAAACGGAAAAATTCTTGGCAGACTAATCCCGACTGGAGTTCGTCCAAAGTTTTATGAACAGCTTGAAACGTCAGGCATCCATATTCCAGTAAGTGTATTTGTTGAAGAGGAGAGTTGGACCGTATGA
- a CDS encoding type II secretion system F family protein has protein sequence MMWLILGLVLFTSFLLFTSLFQMIFLSDKRMQKRMKKYLEQSAKKKLSPKRFNALVQIRLATKGIQQQVLTKEKNSRLKVLLSRAGVSIKPEEYILFQWLATALGGGLFVLFTGKLLFFPVGAIIGFFIPKVIVTKKQHDRLAKFNEQLPDMLTTAVGAMRAGFSFPQALKTVVDESASPMKDEMETVLREMQYGSSIEEALNGLKERVPSEDLDLMIQAILIQRQVGGNLAVVLEKIIETIMDRTKIQRQIKTLTAQGRLSGIVIGLLPIILAFVLYLIEPDYIGTLFTDTLGLILVAGAAISGIIGFFLIRKLTTIEV, from the coding sequence ATGATGTGGCTTATTTTAGGGCTGGTGTTATTTACCTCCTTCTTACTTTTTACGTCATTGTTCCAAATGATCTTTTTGTCCGACAAAAGAATGCAAAAACGCATGAAAAAATATTTAGAACAGAGTGCTAAAAAGAAGCTATCTCCTAAAAGGTTTAATGCGCTTGTGCAAATTCGTCTTGCTACAAAAGGGATTCAGCAGCAGGTCCTGACAAAGGAGAAAAATTCCCGGCTCAAAGTACTTCTCAGCAGAGCTGGTGTATCTATAAAACCTGAGGAATATATTTTATTTCAATGGCTAGCTACAGCACTTGGAGGAGGCCTTTTTGTCCTGTTCACGGGAAAACTATTGTTTTTTCCAGTCGGTGCCATTATAGGGTTCTTTATACCTAAGGTGATTGTGACCAAAAAACAGCACGATCGTTTGGCCAAGTTTAATGAACAGCTACCAGACATGCTAACAACGGCAGTTGGTGCAATGCGTGCCGGCTTTAGCTTTCCGCAGGCCTTAAAGACAGTTGTCGATGAATCTGCTTCACCGATGAAGGATGAAATGGAAACGGTATTAAGAGAAATGCAGTATGGCTCAAGTATTGAGGAAGCGTTAAATGGTTTGAAAGAAAGGGTGCCTAGTGAGGATTTAGACTTGATGATTCAAGCGATACTAATCCAGCGTCAGGTAGGGGGAAACCTAGCGGTCGTTCTTGAGAAAATTATCGAAACGATCATGGACCGGACGAAAATCCAACGTCAAATTAAGACTTTGACTGCACAAGGAAGACTGTCAGGAATCGTTATTGGACTCTTACCAATTATTCTCGCATTTGTTCTATATTTAATTGAACCAGACTATATTGGAACTTTATTCACTGATACTCTTGGATTAATTCTAGTAGCAGGTGCAGCAATCTCAGGAATTATTGGCTTTTTCTTAATCCGAAAATTAACAACGATTGAGGTGTAG
- a CDS encoding type II secretion system F family protein, with translation MMYLTFFFTITLFLYGLYTLRADKKKRVKARLSSVFDKDTDQKSEPIVDEKKSRYSLKPLFQFAWKHLRKLFQRKRTNEKEEKLELKLLQAGNPFGMRTAEFRLVQLTLLILFPLACVGYGYILKMPIGGITFLVLVGVLMGIYLPHYYIKQKSKIRNHLALRELPDFLDLLTVSLEAGLGFDGAISKVVAKKQGVLSSEFHRALEEIRLGKTRREALLGVRERLLVDEIRTLMSSIIQAEKLGIGMVQVLRVQSNEVREQRKQRAEEAAMKAPIKMLFPLVLFIFPSLFIVLLGPAIIQFVQTFQ, from the coding sequence ATGATGTATTTAACCTTTTTCTTTACGATCACATTGTTCCTATACGGACTGTATACACTACGGGCGGATAAGAAAAAGCGCGTAAAAGCCAGATTGTCTTCCGTGTTCGATAAAGATACTGATCAAAAGTCAGAGCCTATTGTTGATGAGAAAAAGAGCAGATATTCGCTTAAGCCTCTCTTTCAATTTGCCTGGAAGCATCTCCGTAAGCTATTTCAAAGAAAGCGGACGAACGAAAAAGAGGAAAAGCTAGAGCTTAAGCTGCTTCAGGCAGGAAATCCGTTCGGAATGAGAACGGCCGAATTTCGGCTTGTCCAGCTCACCCTTCTCATCCTTTTTCCGCTGGCATGTGTCGGGTACGGTTATATACTAAAGATGCCAATCGGCGGAATTACCTTTTTAGTTTTAGTCGGTGTATTAATGGGGATATATTTGCCTCATTATTATATTAAACAAAAATCAAAGATACGGAATCACCTGGCTTTACGCGAGCTTCCTGATTTTTTAGATCTATTAACTGTAAGTTTGGAAGCTGGGCTAGGCTTTGATGGGGCTATCAGTAAAGTGGTAGCGAAAAAGCAAGGAGTATTGTCTAGTGAATTCCATCGGGCTCTTGAAGAAATTAGGCTCGGAAAAACAAGAAGGGAAGCACTATTAGGGGTTCGTGAACGACTGCTCGTGGATGAAATCAGAACCCTTATGAGCAGTATTATCCAAGCAGAGAAACTTGGCATTGGGATGGTACAGGTTCTTCGGGTACAATCAAATGAAGTAAGAGAACAGCGAAAACAACGGGCTGAGGAAGCGGCGATGAAGGCGCCGATTAAAATGCTATTCCCGCTTGTACTATTTATCTTTCCAAGTCTTTTTATCGTATTACTGGGTCCAGCTATCATTCAATTTGTACAAACATTTCAATAA
- a CDS encoding Gfo/Idh/MocA family protein: MRIKVGIIGLGAVGERLLHKFLEHSETEVAAICDANKERLQSFQERLPDVQFYTDYEPILQDKNIDLVYVAVPPKFHHQIALEVIRAGKPILCEKPLANSFQEAVEMAQAAKNAQVVNAINFPTPYSSVYQMLKEKLESVAIGQIKRVELQMYFQEWPRFWQHNPWIAKREQGGFVREVSPHFLQVMIDLLGPVKHVHSKLNYPEDPTLCETGIIAHAEFQDGTPILINGLSGIGQKEHLAFKIYGDQGVLSLVNWSQLEEETLETPNTIIPTERKDSLLGLIDELVKALKGQPAKLVTFDRGVEVQFVLEQLLGHSVE, encoded by the coding sequence GTGAGGATAAAGGTGGGCATTATTGGTTTAGGTGCTGTAGGCGAAAGACTTTTACATAAATTTTTAGAGCATTCGGAAACGGAAGTAGCTGCAATCTGTGACGCGAATAAAGAGCGTCTCCAATCCTTTCAAGAGAGGCTGCCAGACGTACAATTTTATACCGATTATGAGCCTATTTTACAGGATAAAAACATAGATCTAGTCTATGTGGCCGTTCCCCCAAAGTTTCATCATCAAATCGCTTTAGAGGTAATTAGAGCAGGGAAGCCGATTTTATGTGAAAAACCGCTGGCGAATTCCTTCCAGGAAGCAGTTGAAATGGCGCAAGCGGCTAAAAACGCTCAAGTGGTCAATGCGATTAATTTCCCAACGCCATATAGCAGTGTATATCAGATGTTAAAGGAAAAACTGGAAAGCGTCGCAATTGGTCAAATCAAGCGGGTTGAACTGCAAATGTATTTTCAGGAATGGCCACGGTTCTGGCAGCATAATCCTTGGATTGCCAAAAGAGAGCAGGGAGGATTCGTACGGGAGGTTTCGCCACACTTCCTCCAAGTGATGATCGATCTCCTTGGTCCTGTAAAACATGTGCACTCAAAGTTAAACTATCCTGAAGACCCAACTCTTTGTGAAACCGGAATAATTGCTCATGCAGAGTTTCAGGATGGTACACCGATTTTAATTAATGGGTTAAGCGGAATTGGTCAAAAAGAGCATTTAGCTTTTAAAATATATGGGGATCAGGGCGTTCTTTCTTTAGTAAACTGGAGTCAGCTAGAGGAAGAAACACTAGAAACACCGAATACCATTATTCCGACAGAAAGAAAAGATTCATTGCTCGGGTTAATTGATGAATTGGTCAAAGCGCTAAAAGGTCAGCCAGCTAAGCTCGTAACCTTTGATCGCGGCGTGGAAGTTCAATTCGTTTTAGAACAGCTTCTGGGCCATTCTGTTGAGTAA